Sequence from the Candidatus Margulisiibacteriota bacterium genome:
TCAAGCAGGATGTTTATTTGAAGCTGGCTGAAGCCGAGGCCGAGTACCAGTCCGGCGCGCCGCTGATGCCATTTGATAAAACTCTTAAAGAAATACGGGCTAAAATAAATGCCTCTAAATAAGCCCAAGATACTACCTACGGCGCATAACGACATTCAGCAAATCGTCGATTATCTTTTAGCCAACAACAAACAAGCGGCGGCAGCTTTTTCTCAAGCCCTAGACCGCGCGCGGGAACAGCTAGTTTTATTTCCCGAAAGCGCGCCGATCTCTACGGATGTCCGTCTGGCCGGCGAAAAATAC
This genomic interval carries:
- a CDS encoding type II toxin-antitoxin system RelE/ParE family toxin; translation: MPLNKPKILPTAHNDIQQIVDYLLANNKQAAAAFSQALDRAREQLVLFPESAPISTDVRLAGEKYRALVLVYDYLLFYKIHKQTVVVYRVLNGKRNYREFV